The DNA region CAATAAAGCACAATTTGATTTGAATTATATTAAAAATTATGATTTTTTTAAACAAATTGGGCTAAAAGCCATAAAGATCTTAAATACTTCTGAATATATGAATTTATGTAAGAAAACTGAGGAAGAAAAGGGGTTTTGCCACCATGATTATACTTATCATAACATAATTATAGATAGTGAAAATCAAGTTAATGTCATTGATTTTGACTATTGTAAAAGGGAAGTTAGAGTATATGATTTGTCAAATTACATGATGAAAGTACTAAAGAGATGCGACTGGGATATTAAATATGCTAAGCTTATAATTGATTCCTATAATAAAATATCACCTTTAGAGGAATATGAGTACAGAGTATTATATGCATTTTTACTTTTTCCCCAGCGATTTTGGAGACTTTGCAATAGATTTTATTATAATGAAGTTAATTGGGGGCAAAGTACCTTCAACAACAAAATACAAGAATTAATAGATGAAAGAGAAAAATTCAATAAGTTTATTGATGATTTTAAAGAAATGTATAATCAAAAGGAATAAAAGATTATATGATAATTAATTAAGTCATGTAAGTATAAAAATTATATTTTACATGACTTTTAACATTTCATCATTACAGTTCATAAAATATAATAGTAATTTTATGGAGTGGGGTTATGAAAATAGGTGATACGGTAGTAAGAAAGTCTTATGACAAAGATATAACTTTTAAAATTATTGATATTACAGATACAGATAAAGGTATTATATATATACTTAATGGCGTTAATTTAAGAATAGTGGCGGATGCTCCATTAGAAGATCTTGAACAAATTGATGAGGATAGTCTTGGAATATCTGACATAGTGTTTAATAGAAAGGTTAATGAGTCTATAAAAAATATAATTAATTCTAGAAATAGCAGTAATAATACTAAAAGATATAAGAACAATAGAGATAGAAAAAATGTTAAAGCTAATAGAGAAACTAAAAGTAAAAGAAATAGTAGAGAAAGCGAAACAGCTAAAAATTATGACAGAGACTTAAAAAAAATTAAGATTACCACCATTGATAGTAGTGATAGTATGGTATTTAGCAGACCGGGTAAAATACTTCATATAGATGGAGATGCTACCTATCTGGATGTTTGTATTAAAGTGTATAAACAGCTATCCATTAATGTAGTAGGAAAAGTAATTCCTGAAAGTAAGCAGCCAGAAGAAATAGTTAACATTGTAAAAGAAGTTAAACCAGATATAGTAGTAATAACAGGGCATGATGGAGTAGCTAAAGGAGTAAAAGATTATTTTGATTTGAATAATTATAGAAATTCAAAATACTTTGTTGATTCTGTATCAAGATTAAGAGACTATGAACCTAACTATGATGATCTGGTAATATATGCAGGAGCATGTCAATCATGCTATGAAGCAATTTTAGATGCAGGTGCTAATTGAACTAAACTGCGACATTTTGCCAAAGTAAGGGAATAGAAGAGCTATTTTTTTTTAGACTCTTCATCTTCCTCAGGATTACTGCCTATAAAATCTATAGTAACCCCATAGGATTCACCGTCCCATGTAATTTTGTCTATCAATACATCTATAAGTTGTTTTATTTCTTCATTAGGTAAAGAGTCTATCATAGAACACCTATTAAGCATAAGTTTGATAAAGGACAAATTTAACTCAGTATCAGTGAATTCAGAGTTTAGTTTATTTAAATTATCCAATTGTACTTTTAATTCTTTAATCTCATTTTTTAAAGATCTAATTTTCTCTATGAGCAAATCTGAAATATCATCAGCTACTGCCAATTTGTTCATCAAATTTTGTATTTGCTTATTTTTATCAGCTATGGAGTTATTTAAAATCTCTTCTCTGTTCGAAGATTTATTTAATTCCCTGGCTTTTTTATTTTTCATTTCTAATTTATTAATAATGCTTTCTTTATTATATGCAAGTTCTTTAAGTTGTTTTATTACAACTGGATCAAGCTCTGATACTTTTGCATTCTTATTATTGCATCTCACACCCTTAGAATGCTTTTTCATGGAGCAGGCATAATAATATATTTGTTTACCTGTTTTTTTGCTTATATGACCATGAGCAATCTGCATATTACTGCCACACTTAGCACACCTAATTTTACCGGTAAGCAATGCATTATGAGTCTTACCTTCGTTAGGAAATGAATCTTTATTTTCACTCAATATTTTCTGAACTTCAAGCCAATCATCAGCTTCAATTACACCTTTCTGAGAGCTTATAGCTGCAATCCATTCAGATTTATCTCTGAATACTCTTACTGTTTTACCATTGTCATTGGATACTGATTTCTGCTTGTTATAGGTTAAAAGACCATGTTCTCCATCCGGATCACCACAAGTAGTTATACCTTCATTTTCTAAATAATCAAAGACATTCTCAGTAGCTTTTACATATACAGGGTTGGTCAATATAATCCTTATATTATTCTTTGTAAAATCAGAGCCACGTTTTGTTTTAATGCTGTTCTGCAAGGCATAGGTTTCTACTTTTGATAAACTTTTTAATTCAAGATATTTCTTATAGAGTAATTTTACTGTATTCAATTCTTTAGGCACCTGCTTAAGTTTAACCATTTTTCTTTCATTCATATCAGCATCAAAATATGTAATTGGGTCTGCATTATATCCTATAGGAGCAGTACCCCCAAGCCATCTTCCCGTCTTACTCAATTCAAGCATATTATCTCGTATTCTTTCAGCAATAGTTTCACGTTCAAGCTGAGCAAAAACACTGGCAATATAAATCATGGCCCTTCCCATAGGGGTACTTGTATCAAACTGCTCTCTTATGCTTATAAAATCAATATCATGCTTTTGAAGTATTTCAAGAGTTGAAGAGAAGTCGGATACATTTCTGCTTATACGATCCAATCTGTAACATATGAGTACATCAAATTTTTTAAGTCTAGCATCATCCATAAGCTTTTGGAATTCAGGCCTATTTGTGTTCCCTCCGGAAAAGCCTTCATCTTCATATATTAAAAATTCAGTTATATCATTATCTCTTAGCTGAGAAGCTGCATACTCCTTACAGAGCTGTATTTGGTTCTCTATAGATTCACCTTTGCCGGTGAATTTTGATTTTCGTGAATATATGGCTGCTATCATTTTTTATTTCACCTCAAATAACATTAATTTTGTCCCTAAATATTAATAATATACAAAAATTCTCTTTTGTGCTTATATTCTAATAATTTTAATCATTGTGTAATTAAGAGCCTGCTAATGATTCATTATTAATTAACTCTTGTTTTGAAATAGATTCGATCATGCATTTCTGATATGAACCAGACTCATCTCTAAATAGGCTTACTCTTATTACTTGCTTGTATTGATTATCTAATATATCATAATATTGAATTTCAACATCTAGTTTTGCTGATAAATACTCGCTTTCTGTCATATATGATATATTTAAGTTCATAATGCCGCCAACTTCAAGTGATTTAACTTCTCTATGTATAGGTTCAATTAATTCATCATCCATATAAGCTTTTCTAATTCCTATAACACTAAGAGAAATAAGTGGGCCAATACCAATATTTTTAATTTTAATTTTCATTTCATCAGTGTAAGTAAAATTAAAATAATCGACTTCAAATATATGTGCATAATAGTTAATTGCATTATCAGTTTGTTCTGAGTGCTCACTTATATATGGACGAATACTTAATCTTTGCTCTTCTTTGTATTTTTTGATATCATTATCCAATTGAATCTTAAGTAAATTATTTGCTTCTTTTTGTTGAATTATTTGTCCTTTTACTCCATCCATGCTTAGATATACACTATAAAATGTTAATAATCCACCCAATAAGCTACCAATAATTGAAGCATAAAAACCAATCCAATCATTTGAAGTAGGTATATCTACAATGTTAATTGAGACTAAGGCAGCAACTATAAATGGAGATAAGACAATTATAGACCATATTATTTTTAAATTAGGATTTTTATAATATTGCATACTATGTTCTCCTTAAAAAATATTGCAACAAATCATAGCGTAAAAATAAAAATTGAAATTTTTTAGTATATTATTATCTATATTAATTTATGCATTAACTTTTAAATCATTATAAGAATCTTCTGATGATTCTAAAATACTATCAACTGACATTGATTGTCTAAAATCTTCTGCCAACATTGTTTTATTAAAGTCAGCAGTTGGATCTATGTCAGCTACAAGTTTTTCAAGTTCATCAATATTAATTTTGAAGAATTCTTTTCTCATATTTACACGATTAAGTCTATTTTCCTTCAATATATCATGAAGCTTAGATTCAAGACCTACAGCATCATCTGAAAAGATAAATGAATGGACATCAAAAGAAAAAGGTACACTTGCACTACTTAATTCATTAATACGTTCTTGAGGATCTATTCTACGGGTCATTCCAACTTTAAATATATCATCACCAAAAGAACCTAAGTTACTAATTATATAAACATTTCCAGCTTTACCGTTTTGTAATTTTACTATTTCATCTTTCTTTGTTTCTAATTCTTTAATATAGTTTTGAAGTTCTAAAATTTTTGCATTTAACTCATTTGTTTTGCTGATATCTTCAGTAGTATTCATCAATGCTTGCAATTTAGCAATTTCATTATTGTATTTTTCTTCTTCTTTTTCCACTTGTTTTTGTTGATCTGCAAGGCGTTTTCTTTCTTCTGCTTCTTGACGCATTTGTTCACGAATAGCTAACTGCTCTTGTCTTGCTTTTTCTTTTTTCAAATAATACTCATATTCTATTTTTACTGCGTTTTTAAAAAGAAGTTCTATTTCACCAATAAATTTAGCTAAAGTACCAGCAATACTTTTATTACCATCTCCAATAATTATAAAGTATTTTTCTATCATAGTTGTAATACTGTTAAGGGAATCTTCTAGATTTTCATATTTTAGATTTGACAATATATTTTGAAGTTCGGCTCTCAGAGCTATGACCATTAATCTGTAAATAGTTATGTTAGCTTTAGTATTGTATCTAGCTTCATATTTTTTTAGGATTTCTTCAATTAATTTATCATTTTCTTTAAATTTCTTTTTTAGCTCCCTAACGTCCATACTATGTAATTTTAATGTAACTGTTGGGGATAATTGTTCTGCTTCATCTAATTTAAGTTTAGGTATTTTATAAGAATCTCCAAGTTCCGCATTAAAGAATCTATCTATAGCATTATTGAATGTGGAATATAATGTTTTAGATTTAGATAATTTTTTTAAAGAAGTGTTTAAGCTTTTTGTGGTTTTTTCAAATTGGGTTTCAGTTTCCAATAATTCATTTTGTTTCAAAGCTTTTTGCTTAACAATTTCATGAATATCAGTTGATATATTTTGTATTACCTCATGTGATTTTTTTGAAGCAAATTCCATAGCTTCTGTTAGAATACTATTTTTTAAATTCTCTTTGTCATTTAATAGTTTGTCAATTTCTGAAATTTGACTGTTAACTTTATTAATATAATTATCTTTTTCCATGATCTCAAGTTTCTTTTGCTCAATGGTTTTCTTTAAAGAAAATAGTTCTCTTAAGTTTTTAAACATGTTTATATCTCCCTTTTCTCTTATGTTTTTTAGCAACTAATACAAAATTTACCCCGAAAGGTAAAAATAAAAACTCAAACCTAAAGTTTTGAGTAATCATTTTGCGTCATATAAAATATTAGCTAATTCATCAGCAGCATTTTCAATGTATGTGTGCTGCATGTCCAATCCTATTATGTAGCCCATGGAG from Clostridium pasteurianum BC1 includes:
- a CDS encoding CotS family spore coat protein, coding for MMREFEIERQFDLKIESIKPNRGVYYLKTNKGNKCLKKIDYGIQKLLFVYSAKEHLISKGFAKVDRYCLNIEDNPYALVNEDIYTLSEWIEGRECNFHENEDLTNASQTLAILHEKSKGYEPPENSKLKTDLGRWPHLMEKRVRSFEKMRDMARKKGNKAQFDLNYIKNYDFFKQIGLKAIKILNTSEYMNLCKKTEEEKGFCHHDYTYHNIIIDSENQVNVIDFDYCKREVRVYDLSNYMMKVLKRCDWDIKYAKLIIDSYNKISPLEEYEYRVLYAFLLFPQRFWRLCNRFYYNEVNWGQSTFNNKIQELIDEREKFNKFIDDFKEMYNQKE
- a CDS encoding recombinase family protein, yielding MIAAIYSRKSKFTGKGESIENQIQLCKEYAASQLRDNDITEFLIYEDEGFSGGNTNRPEFQKLMDDARLKKFDVLICYRLDRISRNVSDFSSTLEILQKHDIDFISIREQFDTSTPMGRAMIYIASVFAQLERETIAERIRDNMLELSKTGRWLGGTAPIGYNADPITYFDADMNERKMVKLKQVPKELNTVKLLYKKYLELKSLSKVETYALQNSIKTKRGSDFTKNNIRIILTNPVYVKATENVFDYLENEGITTCGDPDGEHGLLTYNKQKSVSNDNGKTVRVFRDKSEWIAAISSQKGVIEADDWLEVQKILSENKDSFPNEGKTHNALLTGKIRCAKCGSNMQIAHGHISKKTGKQIYYYACSMKKHSKGVRCNNKNAKVSELDPVVIKQLKELAYNKESIINKLEMKNKKARELNKSSNREEILNNSIADKNKQIQNLMNKLAVADDISDLLIEKIRSLKNEIKELKVQLDNLNKLNSEFTDTELNLSFIKLMLNRCSMIDSLPNEEIKQLIDVLIDKITWDGESYGVTIDFIGSNPEEDEESKKK
- a CDS encoding GIY-YIG nuclease family protein, whose product is MFKNLRELFSLKKTIEQKKLEIMEKDNYINKVNSQISEIDKLLNDKENLKNSILTEAMEFASKKSHEVIQNISTDIHEIVKQKALKQNELLETETQFEKTTKSLNTSLKKLSKSKTLYSTFNNAIDRFFNAELGDSYKIPKLKLDEAEQLSPTVTLKLHSMDVRELKKKFKENDKLIEEILKKYEARYNTKANITIYRLMVIALRAELQNILSNLKYENLEDSLNSITTMIEKYFIIIGDGNKSIAGTLAKFIGEIELLFKNAVKIEYEYYLKKEKARQEQLAIREQMRQEAEERKRLADQQKQVEKEEEKYNNEIAKLQALMNTTEDISKTNELNAKILELQNYIKELETKKDEIVKLQNGKAGNVYIISNLGSFGDDIFKVGMTRRIDPQERINELSSASVPFSFDVHSFIFSDDAVGLESKLHDILKENRLNRVNMRKEFFKINIDELEKLVADIDPTADFNKTMLAEDFRQSMSVDSILESSEDSYNDLKVNA